The Fusarium poae strain DAOMC 252244 chromosome 2, whole genome shotgun sequence nucleotide sequence GATGAAGGAGTCCTGCATCCTAGTTGGGCGGCGAGGAAGCAGGCCAAGGACGCTGAAAAGACGGCGGCGTTTGCAGGATCAAAGATTACTTTTGACTAGGCGTACATAGAGCATAGCGATACCAGGGGTCAATAAAAGTTGGTTATATATATGACATAACTATTCGTTATGAGGGTATTTGATGCTGTACATATACAGGCAAACCTCCCTCCATAGGCAAAGTCAAGCTACTTTTGCTCACTCTCTCACCCTTGAACGCAGGCTCAAAGTTGAACAGGGGGACTAATCTTGCCAATGTCTGTACTGCAACCAActcggccatcttcttcCCCAGACATACTCGTGGTCCGCCGTTGAATACAGGAAACTCGGCTGCTGGACGTTGAGTAACGGTCACATCTCCAGTTGGTGATGTAGTAAGCCAGCGCTCAGGGCGGAAATCGTCTGCGTCTGAACCCCATGTCGTGTGCGAACGGCCCATCGCCCAAGCACACCAGACCACGATGGCACCGGCGGGTAGAAATGTTCCGTCTGGGAGGGTAGTTGCTTGTTGGGCTTGCTTGATTTCGAAGGGTATCGGAGGCCGAAGACGGAGCGATTCATAAAAGACGGCTAGAACATAAGGTAGCCGTACTGGTGTGAGTAGTTCAGGGTCGTTCGCGGCAGAAACTGGGGCGCTGTGTTCACCTCGTTGACTTTCGACGGATTGACGTAGCTTGGTCGCTACATGCGGGTTCTTCATGAGAAGATATAACGTCCACGTCAAAGCCTGTGCAACAGTATCTCTCCCAGCTGAGAGATAGTTCAGCGCAGCATCTGCAACCAGAGTCTCATCGCCGATAGAATCGAGCAGAGATTGTATAAGACTCCCCGGGGCGTCAGACTGAGTCTTTCCCTCTGTTTCCGTTCGATCAGCCACAGCACTTGTGACAATTCGCTTCCCGTACGCTTTAACAGTCGCGATTGATCGTCGCATTCGAGCTCCAGTAAACATCTCAGTAAGGAACCATAACGGGTTCTGAAACCTCTCAGCAGTAGCCCCAGAAGCGTGCTCAAAAGCAATGGTAAAGTCATCGTCAGCATGCATCTCCATGTTATACGCCATACGTCCCATCAACTGCGTCGTAACCTCATGAACGACAGCCTGCAAATCCACCACTTCCTTTGTATCCGTCTTTGATTCAAGAACATCAATAGCTTGATCCAGATATCTTGGTAACCTCTCATTCGTCAAAGTCTTCAAAGCCGCAGCAGAAAGAAATCGCAATCCCGCCTTTCGCTGCAGCCTCCAGAACTCACCGTCAATGTTGATGATACCATGGCCGAAAAGATCCCAGGAGCGCTGTTTGAAGAAATCGCCTTTTTCAAAGACACCTTCGTTGCGGAAGATAAAGTCCAGGTTTTGAGGGTCGTTGACGATTACACCTGGTGGTAGAGAAGGGACGGTGATGTGAAGGGTTTCATAGCCGTAGAGCCTCTCAACACGGTGGAACCATGAAAAGAGCTTTTGACGAGGTTGAAGGAAGATGATTCCGTTTCCTACGAGCGGGAGTGTGTTTGGAGGTTTTCTGTTATGAGTGGTTAGTTGACGTTGATTGAAATGTTGATGGCGAGCATAGGGTAAATTGAGTGAGGAGCGACAAACCTGAGAGGCTCGCCATTACGAGTGATTTTTGCACTTGTTTTCTCCCAAATATACAGAAGCGTTATTATCACTGTTGTCAAGATGAGCCCATCTCGAAGGTTGACGCTAAGAAGGGCCATGGTCGGCCCAATAGTGGTAATAGATTGCAAGGTAGAAGTTGTGTTGGTTTCACAGACTCTGAACGAACAGGATCATGATGTAACCACAAATCGACCCATTGAACACGAGAAACTTGTTTATCTAAGTACAAAGTGTTTCGATGATTTAAATAGATCCTGTTGTAGACATCTCAATTGTTTTATTCAGTAAACATTGTGCGAGTATTGGCCCTACAGTACAGTAATTGCCAATATCTGGAATATGAGCCGATATTTTCGCTCCTCGTATTCGCGAGCAACAAAAAACGACAACCTTTACAGCGAATCTAGATAGAACAGCTAAAAGAACACCATCGGCATATACATTCCCCCGTCGGTAGGATTGACATAAGCCCACCACATCAGCGGGATGACGTTGCAATGGAGGGCACCAAAAACACGTCTAGGTCTAGCCAGGGGCGAGCCAACAAAGAAAGTTTCAGCATTAGTTTCATACATCATTCATTTACAAGTCATCCCAAGAAGATGGGGGATTTCTCGCGTTCGGTTAGAACGATccgaatatttatatttatatttaccttAGTATATAAACTGCGCCTGAATGGACGCGTATAGATACTAACTAGATAGATAAATAAGCTAAACCTTGTTTATTGAAAACTATTATATGATAACGACAGAATAGGCAGCTCATgtcgttcttgttcttgtctttATCTGTATCACATGAAATTCCCCCCCTTCGTTTAGCCCCTCCAAACAACACCCGAGACAGTACTGTTACATACTAGACTACTTTGCCTTGGTTGCCTCGCTGTTCCCTTTTGGTGTTGTGCTGTTACCATAAACAAATTCCTCTCCTTCCACATCAACATCgtgtcctcttcttcctaCTCAATTCTTTTTTACTGCTACCTCTCATATTTCCCCTCTCTTTACTTTACCCCTGCATTCATCCTGCAGCTACCCCCCTAGCTCTGTCATCAAGATAGCGTCATCGATTAAACTCACGCGGGCGAAAAGACGAACGAGATAACAGACATTATTAACGATTGATCACGTCAACGATATTGTTTTGCCAAGTGAATATTCCAATTGAGTTTGTTCAACCTTGTTCTTTTATCTGGTCTTACCGGGGATAACGTTGCAACACTGAATCGCCCACTTACTTTACATTTATTCTATCGTCTCAACCTTACAAACTGTTGAGGACACAAACGCCACAACTCTCACCAAAGCTTCAGTCATGGCAGCTCCGAGCACATTTGGAGAACTGGGCCTCTCCATCATTGGCCTTAGTGCCGAGTATCCGCCTCACTCACTAGATTATACTTGCCTCAATATCCTTGGCGAGAGATTCTATCCTGATACGCCTTCGTAGGTCAAATTTCGGAACCATGACTGCCCATCTCGCTTGCTAATCATATCATGAATACTATGTAGTATGCAAAAAGTCCTTGCAATCAACAGATACACCGGAATTGACTCACGATCATCTATTGGAACGCCTGAACACCCTGCTGTAAACCAAAAAGATGCCCCATCAATAGCAGAGCTCCACAGCATATTTCAATCTGATGGCGTTCCACTCGCGATACGAGCCGCTCGCAAGGCTATTGACGAAGCCAAGATCGATACGCGATTCATCACACACATAGTCGCCACAACATGTACCGACAGCGCAAATCCAGGATTCGATCACTTTGTCGCAAAAGGTCTAGGCATAACACATGGCGTTGAAAAGGTCTTGTTGCACGGTGTAGGTTGCAGTGGAGGTCTGGCGGCTCTTCGAACAGGCGCAAACCTAGCTCTGGGTCATAAAGCACGGGGACTGCCCGCGCGCGTTCTATGTGTAGCACTAGAAGTCAGCACCACTTTGGTGCGCAGTGAGCTAGACAGCATCAACGAGCTGCAGCAGACGAGGATAGGCGCATGCCTGTTCTCAGATTGCGGTAGCGCCGTCGTATTGAGCAATGGTATCGGTGAGCGCTCTGAACCTGTATATGATCTGCTCGGCTGGGATCACAGGACTATCCCTGATACAGAGGAAGACCTGGGCTTTGACGTTCACCCAGCTGGTAAGCTTCAACCACACCGACTGACCAAAGGATATTACTGACAATAATAGGCTGGAAAGTCATACTCACGCCCCGTGTGCCCAAGCTCACCGCTGCCTCGATTGGCCCAGCTTTCAATGACCTCAAAGCTTCTCTACCACAATTACCTTTGGACTATCAGAACGCAGCCGATTTCGACTGGGCCATGCACCCTGGTGGTGCTACTATTCTTTCAGGCGCAGAGAAAGTCATGGGCATCACACCAGAACACATGCGAGCAAGCTACGATACTTATATCAATCACGGAAACTCGAGTTCTGCCACAATCTTCAGTGTGATGGACCGTATGCGCTCGAAAGATATGGATGCCCTTGCGCCTGATGGACGAGTGCGCGACTACGTCGTCGGATGTGCTTTCGGTCCCGGCATCACAGTTGAGATGTGTATGATGAAGCGGAACATGGCTCATAGAACAACCGTAACCGGCCTTCAAACACCGCCAGAGACTCCAGCCGAAACCGAGTCGGAGCCAAGTGAGGCCGGAGACGGGGGCGAGTGGAGCGCCGAGAACAGCGGATCTCCGGCCGAGCGGAACTCTGCATCTGTATATGAGTCGCAGGATCAGTATACGAGGTTTGTTACCGAGTCGTTAGAACATCTAGATCTCGATTAGTATGGGGTAAAAGAACGTGGTGGCTTGCCTTGATTATCGGAATGCATTAAGGGTCCATGTGCTTGAACATGGGTAGCGCAATATGGTAGTAGTAGATGCTTCGTACACTCGTACGTTTATTACGAGAGACACGTTCCACAACACTGATTAATTCCGGATCGAGTCACTTGACGCATGCCAAAAATGCCAAGAACTGAGTTAGAGTTGTAATCCAGCCTTTGAACAAGACGGATCGAATACCCAGCAGATACATGTCATGATGGGTACGGTCTGATGAGCCTGTCATTGTATCCGTACCCAAGATTGCTAAGCTGCCAAGAAATAGTTTCAGTTGCTGCCGAATACATTACCAATTTCAGTGAGGCCCGCTTTCGGATATAGTGAGAAAACTCTTGAATGACACCTCAGAGCGTGTCTCAGTCTGGTTGAGCACTGTTGAGGTTTCGAACGCGAATCGACCCAAGCTGCTGGCTTGGCTAGACTATCTAATTTCTGGTGATCTCTACAGCTCCGTGGTTGATTTGACAGAAACAATGGATGACCTGGCTAATAAAGAATGGCCGTTTATTGGTTCAATAAGGATCGTGGTGATCCTAGCGGTCTGTTCGCATATTAGTTGGGGGTTTTGTCTTAAGATCGCTTGGCAACTCATGATGTATGTTTATCGCGCCCTCACTTTAACGCCAACGATCAAAATCCGTGCAGACCAGGGTGAGAACCACAAGCGTCAGTCGACATGTAAGGGGAAGGGTATGAGGGTCCTGTGGAGAGAAGGGCGCGAATGACAACAAACGTACCCTGAATTGTCTAGAACGTCCTGGTCTTGGTTTCTTCCTCTACTGGAACTGTAAAACAAAAAGACTTGCCAAGCCGCGAGTGCACTCGCTGTATGAGGAATTGCTATGAGTCATGAAAAGTAAGTTACCGAGAGTCCTCCACTCTGACGTGAATAAGATCGCCCAAGCGTGTGGTTCTCGAGGCTGAAATATTAATATGTACCTTGACAAAGGGACCGCACTGGTATCTTCATTTCAGATGCCGAGGTTAGTGGATGTTTCGGCAATAAAATAGACACGCTAACCAGTAGGCTATATTCCCCAAGCACAGTTTTGAGCTTTGTCGCTTAATGGTCTGTTAGTTAATATGACTTTAGCCCAACCTATCA carries:
- a CDS encoding hypothetical protein (TransMembrane:1 (o6-25i)), with translation MALLSVNLRDGLILTTVIITLLYIWEKTSAKITRNGEPLRKPPNTLPLVGNGIIFLQPRQKLFSWFHRVERLYGYETLHITVPSLPPGVIVNDPQNLDFIFRNEGVFEKGDFFKQRSWDLFGHGIINIDGEFWRLQRKAGLRFLSAAALKTLTNERLPRYLDQAIDVLESKTDTKEVVDLQAVVHEVTTQLMGRMAYNMEMHADDDFTIAFEHASGATAERFQNPLWFLTEMFTGARMRRSIATVKAYGKRIVTSAVADRTETEGKTQSDAPGSLIQSLLDSIGDETLVADAALNYLSAGRDTVAQALTWTLYLLMKNPHVATKLRQSVESQRGEHSAPVSAANDPELLTPVRLPYVLAVFYESLRLRPPIPFEIKQAQQATTLPDGTFLPAGAIVVWCAWAMGRSHTTWGSDADDFRPERWLTTSPTGDVTVTQRPAAEFPVFNGGPRVCLGKKMAELVAVQTLARLVPLFNFEPAFKGERVSKSSLTLPMEGGLPVYVQHQIPS